The Falco cherrug isolate bFalChe1 chromosome 3, bFalChe1.pri, whole genome shotgun sequence genome segment AATTTTTTTGAGCTTTTGGAATTTGGGTCTTTGTAAGTCTGGCTGATGTGGCTTtggcaaggggaaaaaaccacagagatttgcttttttaacaTAAACTGTATTCATTATAcaaatgtatttccattttgatgACAAAGCTAACTCACAGTCTCAAGCTTGCAAATACACTGAGTGTACTGGAATGTATGCATGAACAAGTCATAACACCTCTGTGGAATTATGGTGGTTTAGCTATATTTGTTCCTTTAGTCCACTGCAGATCAGATTAGCTGAAACGTCCTTTGACGTACTGCCATTTTGAGAAGTAATTAGCAATTTTGTAATCTCCCACAGTTTAAACTGACCAGTTCTACTTcacatgaatttttaaattgctcacTTCAGTTTaccaactgtattttttctgctctgagaaGTGTCTAATAGAGcttatgttctttttctctcttagcTCCTATATAAATGGCACTTAAAGATTGCTACATACTTGTCAAAATCTGAACAAAAGGTACAACATATACAACATAAAGGATTGTTctaaggcaggggtcctcaaactatggcccgtgggccagatacggccccccagggtcctcaatccggcccccggtatttacagaaccccaccaccacccctcccgggggttgggggggaaaccaagcagccgcagatgactgcctgccactgcatccgcgtgccggccctctgtttaaaaagtttgaggacccctgttctaaGGAGTCTGCGTAAATGTGTATACAATGTTGCTTTCCAAATTTGTCAGATTAATCTTACAGTTGTCTAAAAAAAGTCCCCAAATTCCTATCTGACTTTTTTGTCAGTCatatttctgcttcagtttcttATTTGGCCTTCTCCTAATACTGCAAATACCATGCAATATCACCCACAATTTGTATGTATAAAAGTACTGGTAGGAAGCAGGCTGAGATATACAGCCAGTGTTTCAAATGTCCGTTCTGTCTGTGTGCTTGAAATATCTTTAACTTTAGGTAGCATACATTAACTTTTCAGGATGGTATTAAAATTCAAACTAAACCAAACATGCTTTTGTGGCTTGTCTGCTGTTGGTCTGATTGGTGCAGCTGTGTCACTTATGAAGTCATtaaacatgttttctgcttAGAATAAACTTCCCAGTATCTAGTTTAGTGGGTGAGTTTGGAATAGAATACTgagcagggagaaaaatcaggaaatacaGGTACTATTGAGCATTCTGGAACACCAAATACAGGCTCAGGCAGTGGTTCTGTACAGGTTCAGATTTGGGTCCAGCTCAGCTTATCTCTGTATGAGCCCTGGAGTGAGTCTTTCAGAGCTGTTTGTTTAAATTATGCTTTccagttttctggtttgtagGAAGCTTGATAACTCATCTGCCATGCTGATCTCACATTCATCTGGGTATTCATGCAGCGTGTACTTGAGTTTAAAAAGATAGCTGCAATCTGGAGCATTGCTCAGGACTGCATGAATCTAAGAGCATTTGAACTGAGCCAAAGTTATTAGGTCTGATTGAGTAGGCTGGCTCCACATAGAGTTAGCTTAGATGTCAGTTCGCCACTCTCTTATATCAAGAAATGTGGTTCAGAATAAGCAAAGTTGGCTGTGAAAGAAGCTGCCTCAACTCCACAGGAGCAGCAAAACAGCTGTGCTGCAACTATGACGGTCAAATTAGATAAAGTCTCCCTGGCTTTGTGTATGCAACAAATATTCAGAAGCAGAACAAACCTTTTAAGTTTCATACTATATTCGTAGCATGCTACAGTTCATATAAAATTTTTCtagaaatgtgttttgattGATCTAATCCAGCACATTTCATACTTGGTCTGTGCTGTTGCACTGACGTAGAAGTAAGAGCTGAGGCAAAACATAAATGccatttaatgtattttttgttaacAGGCATGGATGGTCAGAAGCGCTTGCAGGTATCAAGAGCCCCCATGTGAAATACATTTGCCCACATGCGTaagtttgtaatttttcttgttttacctttttctgtaGAGTTACGCACTAACACACTTGCACAGATGATGAAGTCAAATATGATTTGGATGTCTCTGCATTTTgtttatatgttaaaaaaatactctaaaatGTTGATAATATTGTTAGTGTGTGAGTTACTTTAGGtcaaatctgcatttttattcatattttgcttttgtaactatttcagaatgaaaacatttggaaaGTTTTATGTGCAAAGTTAGATTATTTTGACTTTGTTTTCACTGGATTGAGttgttttgttgcattttctttccctccaacATTCAATTGTGAAAAGCCAGTGTTACAAGGAgcaggttttgtattttattgacCATTAAATATACTTTGTATTAGATACATGTACTTCTTAAACTTAGGTGCGTAGATGAAATTTCCCTGTTACCTACAGAAAGTTTCAAAGATTCAcagaatatttgtattttcagcaaATAATGCAATTTGAGCTGTTCTCGTGCAGTTTGAGAAGTGAAATACTTCTGAGCAGTGTCAGGAATCAGTAAATAAATTAAGATCTATGTGGTATTTACTTAATGATAGAAAAACTAATTAAGTATAatcttgaatttattttaacacaaaATTCAGATTGTCTTTTGCTCCAACAGTCTTGGGAGACATGGAGCATGGATAATAGGGAGATAAGTAAGCGATGTTTTGGTGTATTACTGATTACTGGgctgtgatttatttctttcttttaccaCATGGCCACGCTTTGCTGAGCCGTACAAAAAGAGCTTAGTGATATCTGCTGTTCTCTTTGCTTGCcctttgtcttctttctttccccgCAGAACATAAGTTCCTCAGTTTCAGTAGATTAGAACTATAGCTGGATTTGATCCATGGCATGGTCCATTGATGTTGTTTTGGTAAGACAAATGCACCATAAGGGTGGGAATGTGTCCTGCAGTGAAGGCAGGCCTTAAGCAGATTCAGTTGTTGTGAGAAGCACGTGTGGCCAGACTTGATCCACCACTATGCTGCATTTGGCTGCTTCCTtaggtttgctgctgctgctgcataaGGTGTCTTCATCCACTGAGCATGTGTATGGAACTGTGATAAGTAACTGTTACTTAGAAATAACTGAATGAGgtggatatatatatatgtatgtatatataaaatatgtatgtgaTATATGtgcagtcacacacacacatatatatgagCTGTCCATTaatgttttgcttgctttccatAGAATGGTAATTCAATCCTGAATATTAAATGTGTTTGGGCTGGCAGGTTTCAAGAGAGATTTCTTGAAAAGATGCTACTAAGTACCTAATGTTAATTATGGTTTAAAAGTAAGACAAAATTAGAGATATGTAATTTCATGACATAGCTGCATATTCATTATTAAATTTCAGTATATGTCTTAAGTCAGTGGTGTTCGTTCTCATTTCTAGGCCAGTTATGCCAGTTTCTTTGAACATGAACATGGCTATGCCATCGTGGTAAGTATTTGTTCAGTTGCAGATGATTCTAATGAAAAGATATCTAGGCGTTTGAACTCATTgttcttaattaaaaatcatgAACAACTAGAAGGGCTGGTTTTAATCACATGGAAGtataaaagctttttgctttagTTCTGTTACTATAAAAGGGCTTTCATGAGTATGCTCTCTACTTGTGTGTCTGTGGTAGTGGTTATTCCTCAGGACTAATCTGTATGTCTTAAAATATAAACCctaatttattttacaagtaTAGTCTGGAGTCTGTGTTGTGTATGAATTCATAGTCAGTAGTAGTAGAATTTATTGCTACTAGTGAGTAATATTTGGTGGGGCAGTAGGATATCTAGAAAGTGTTCTTTAGAACATCTATTCTGAAtagagaacaagaaaaatatggTAGATTTCAGTGGTCTTAAACTAGTCCTCCTtaggtttgtggggttttttcccatcAAGTAACTTGTGCTtgtttttcatatatttcttcAAATGGTATTCTAATTTTGTACCTGCAACTGATAAATTGAAATTCCTGCTGATATTTTTGGAGCAAATATCAAAACTGAGCTGTTTAATCTGTAAATTACAGAAGATAAAActcagaaaaggtttttttactAGATCTAGCCTTTTAGCCACATTCACAGATTGTTCGCTATTTCTTGTAATCTGTGCATGGTTGGCACTAAATGATGTTAGCTACACATTTTTGTGTGGAAATTATCTcagttttattatttgtgttttaagtGGAATGGATGCTCTAATGAGTAATGCTCTTGTTGATGTTTTTGTAAGGTTTGATATCATTGGACTCTCTCCAGATTCACAGGAAGATGAAGTTGGGATCAAGCAGGCAGCGGAGAATGGTATGCTTAGGAATGCTTTTTATCTCTTAAAAGTACTTCCATGCATTCTTAAAGATGAATTATCAGTCTGAAACAGATTTGTCATTGACAGAATTGTTAGGGAAAGTAATAAGTATATACTGTATTATTGTTGATCAAACTTTAGCTAAGTGcattgtttgttgttttgttttcttctaaacttCATGAGTAAGTAGAGTAATTCACCAGTATAAACACTTCATATCTCAAATAAGAAAGGGACATGGTAAGCTTAGTGTATTTTTAAGACCACCTGAGTAACACAGCAGGTTAGAGCTGTATGAGCATCCACTTATGATGCTGGATAGTTAGGAGAGGGATACCATCTTCCTGCCAGTGGGGCTTTTGTGAGACTTACttgcatgtttttctctttggaaatgATGCAGTGGCACTGGAATTTCTGATCATGCTCTAGATCCTTTGAAGCTTTTTGATGTATAGCAAACtagattttccttttgctaaCTTTCTGTTGACATCGGGGAGAGGGTCTCTTTCCTCTTCTAGACGTTCTACAGAATGGAGTAGTTTTTTACTACGGACCTTTATTTATGTTGCAGTTAAAGCACTGATAGATCAAGAAGTAAAAAATGGAATTCCTTCTAATCGAATTATTCTGGGAGGCTTTTCTCAGGTAAGGTATGGTTGGAAAGAACTGTGTCTTTCTAAGGAAGTAACCTACCTTTCCTAACGTGGGAAACCCAGATACCTGAATTGAAAAGAGCTGATGTTATGTGCTTCTAAAATTGTaagatggtatttttctttgccttatCAAATGAAGTTTTTTATGCAAATAATTAGTATTCACGGGAAAATAAACATGTGTGTGGAAAAAAGTACTAAAATTAATAGTCTATGTAAAGTCTTTATGCATATAACATACATAGCTCTGCTTGAAAATCTTTTTAGTATTTCTAGTTTAACTTTAATTTGATAGATATTTGATGGTCTGGATTTATTTGGGAAATTCTTCTCTTCATACTTGTAAGACATCTGTGGTAGGGTCCATACACCAACTCCCCAGTCTGcatgcaaataaattaaaatattaaagcagtGATAATACTGTTACAATTGATCATGCTTCATTTAATGGTTTTTTggtccccctccccagctgctaGTTACAGTAAATTGGCTGGTTTACTTCTGAATTGATCACGTGGGCTTGAAGAGGGAAACAAGGCACAATAAATGTTATACAGGAATACTGGTTTTAGTATAGGTTCTGAGGAAGAATAGATTGAAATAGAAATAGGCTTTTAAAGGAGAACCAGATATCTTGAAACAAGCATTAAAAGGAATGTTACCATTCTAATACTTGCATCTCTTCATCTTAGGGAGGTGCTTTATCATTGTATACAGCTCTTACAACACACCAAAAATTAGCAGGTGTTGTAGCCCTCAGCTGTTGGCTTCCTCTGCGGGCTTCTTTTCCTCAGGTATTTATGTTTCTTTCCTAAGCTAATTTGCACTTGGGGAATGGGTATATCTGCAGATTCTATCTTGTGCAGGAATTAGGGGCCATCGTTAGTTATTACCAAATACTAAGAGTTGTTTGAtaacttaaaagtttttaaaataggGCACTAGAGTTTTAGAGTTTGGCAAGTagggaaaatgaggaaatacTCTGTAGATATCGCTACTTAAAATGACATTCCTAGGAAACTTAAAGGATATAGCAGATTTTCCTGGAAGATAAGTTTACTATTTGCCAGTTGTTCCATCTGCAAGGCTCTATCTTATTAGAGACTAGGTTAAACAAagtatcagattttttttacttggccagaaattaaattcttctgaaattaGTGCCAAGATTTTACTTCCAGGTTTTTTAACTGTGTTGTCAGACACAGAGGTTGCTTCACAAGGAACTTGCAGACTTtacattggggttttttccttaagaatTCTACTTACTTGTCATGCCACAGGGCACAGTGCCATGGGGTTATTTTATTGTGAAGATGTTAGCCTTACCTCCACTTacattctctttcttctcttctgcccTCTAACTCCACCCCTAACAGGGTCCTATCAGTGGTGTCAACAAGGAGATTGCTGTTCTTCAGTGCCACGGGGACTGTGACCCATTGGTTCCTTTAATGTTTGGTTCTCTCACTGTTGAGAAGCTAAAGAGCATGATAAATCCAGCCAACATAACCTTCAGGACTTATTCTGGCATGATGCATAGCTCATGTATTGAGGTAATTTTCTGATGATACAGTGTTTTAGCTGggtctgtattttaatttttttcctctcaaaacaTATGTATTaggtgtggggttttgggggttggCTAGGTGTTgtgctttgttgttgttattgatgggttttgttttttttttttaataagtccTTGATGCTACTGACTTATTTTCGTAAGTAACTGAATGCATGGCTGAAAAAGCATCCAAGGCAAAAGTTTGCATGACTAGTGGGAATGTCCTCAGAAGATTGTGTTTTTGGGACTAGACTAGTTAGTCTATAAATTGctctttcccccccttcccacttaattttaattaattgcttactataaaaaaataaaaatcactgacTTGGAAGGCACATTCTCACAGCATAAATCCAGCTTGGTGTTTTGGAGAGAAGAATCCTGTTAGTTCTGTGGATGGAGGCACTGAAGGAACTGGGAGAGAGGGTTGACACTGTGGAAGAGGCAGGCTCAGAACCTGTATTTCTAGTCCTGGCTCAGCAGGCAGCCGAGCTGATGTAATGGCTTGCTCCTGCCAGAAAGGGGTGGATCAGTTCCCTCTGCTCATGACCCCGTGGCCCTCTTCCTTGCATCAGCTCTGGGACTGATCAGAAATTTCTTTCAACCATTGAACTTGCTAAAATGGCAAAAGCTGCTGGCTTCAGTTTTTGCAGCTGTAGTGAGCTGAAGCATCAGAACTCACACAAAGTGTTAGgagcaagaaacagaagagcatGCAAGGAACAGATCTGCCATTTGTCAGCAGCAGTAATTTGTTGATATTGCTGCATCTTGTGGGAGCCGTACCTTTGGACAGCCCCTTTGGGACATTTACACAGTTGTATTGCATTTAGGTAGTGATAGCATTGAGTTGTCTCACAAATGTATTAATAACGTGCTCTTTCTTACAACATtgacttaatttaaaaaaaaatatttttaacatggaTTGGTTTCCCAGTCTAGTTAGCTGTATTGCTTTTCCTTGGGGAAGGAAGCATCATAAGGGTGAAACGGAATAGTtaagaggagctgctggcttcTCACACTGCTGCTAACTTGCAGAAGTTTGAAGTATAGATTAAGCTATGGGTTTAGCTACATTTCAATCCTATCCATGCTCAGCCTGCTGCTATTCAGATCACTTGATGATTAATATGTAGCTTACCTGCTGAACCTCAGAGAGAGAAGGATAGAAGtctttgctctttttcctctattttgCCTCTTCTGAGTACCTAGAGGAGTTATTAGCCTTGACTTGTGTGCAAAGTGGTATGACTCTATCAAGTATCAAATTACTCAATATTTGTAGCTGGGCTGCACATTATAACTGAAATGTTGAAACATGATTGTATAGCTGAATATATATTAATAGGGAACTTCAACTAATATATACTTTTATCTTTAAACAGGAAATGATGGATGTAAAACAGTTCATAGACAAACATCTACCTCCCGTAGACTGAAATGATATGTGAGAAGCCTTCTATATAAATACACCAGCATCAACTGTGGTAGAGTGTTAATCTTTTCATATGCCCAATAAGAAGCATTACTTCTATACCTGCAGTGTTACTACTGTGTTGCAAATTTATACTTAAGATGAGGGTTGAATAATACACGTGTACAAGAAATGATCTGATCATCTTTTCAGTATTAATCATACACTGTTGGGACTACACGAATGCGGCAGCTAGGTAACAATGGCAGAATGTAACCTAAGCATACTGTTTTAagaagtctgatttttttttttttttgcagaattttagAGTATTTGTACAAGCAATTTAAATTCTAATTGTAGGTGAGCAACATAAATGCAACCAGTTTAGGTATACTTGAGACATGATTTGTTCTTAATACTCACTGAAAACACgttaaaatgtttcctttatgTAAAGGATGCGTGAAGTACACAATGTGTAACGTAGTGGGCATATGATGGTCGAATAAATGCTACCAAGgacaaagctttaaaaattaaatgtgaattGTTACTCCAGATAAGAAAGGTTGTTCTGCTGTAATGGCTAGAAGTCAGTGGAAgtatttcttat includes the following:
- the LYPLA1 gene encoding acyl-protein thioesterase 1 isoform X2, with translation MPVSLNMNMAMPSWFDIIGLSPDSQEDEVGIKQAAENVKALIDQEVKNGIPSNRIILGGFSQGGALSLYTALTTHQKLAGVVALSCWLPLRASFPQGPISGVNKEIAVLQCHGDCDPLVPLMFGSLTVEKLKSMINPANITFRTYSGMMHSSCIEEMMDVKQFIDKHLPPVD
- the LYPLA1 gene encoding acyl-protein thioesterase 1 isoform X1; translation: MCGNNMSAPLPAIVPAARKATAAVIFLHGLGDTGHGWSEALAGIKSPHVKYICPHAPVMPVSLNMNMAMPSWFDIIGLSPDSQEDEVGIKQAAENVKALIDQEVKNGIPSNRIILGGFSQGGALSLYTALTTHQKLAGVVALSCWLPLRASFPQGPISGVNKEIAVLQCHGDCDPLVPLMFGSLTVEKLKSMINPANITFRTYSGMMHSSCIEEMMDVKQFIDKHLPPVD